tgggtgctgttagaaattagttaaggagctagctaaggcctataaacaggcccattgtaagaggagagggtatgctgaaaattgatattgaatctctgaTTTTCCCCTCTACATTTCTCCCcaattctccctctcgtttctctctattactctctccctttctactgatttcttcccccatttctgcACCATTTCCCTCTCCAAACATTTTGTTCTTAGTTCTctttcaattctgatttcttctccaattcaATTCCTCTCCAATTACTTCTTaaacctgttatgaaccctaggttcatgacaaattggtatcagagcagtcaatccttggctgtggatttgattccagttgattgaAACTTGCAAGTCCAAGCTAGACGGTGAGAAGCAAATCTGGGTGACTTCTGGAACTCATCACAGTTATCAGATTTTCGGATATACTTGGCGAGAGCAAATCCGGGGCCGTCGACTCcttctacttgatttaattgAGCCCAGATTGAGAAGGCTTTGAAGTCGATCTGGGTGAGGTGAGCGCGAACTACGATGATGATCAAAGCCAGTTTGGCGAAACTTCGGCAATCCTGGTTCGTCGCTTGAAGGCAATTCAAGAAGCAGCAACTTCCAGTGAAGACGCGAAGGAGAAGTAGGAGGATTGGATTGCGGCCAAGACTCCAGTAATCTGAACCAGACTTGAAGACGAGCAACCCAGGAGGATTCGCGATCTGGAGCGACTGGGTCTGGGTCGCTGAGTCGGTGATTAGGTGGGACACGAACTGAGGAGCATTCGTGATTGGTTGTGGGTTGCGACTGTCGAGCGTAAGTTCGTTGGAGGTGAAGCGAACAACAGTTGTTCGTGAGAAGCGGACAATGGGGTGACGCGAACGGGCATCGTTCGTGGGAAGAGCCAGTCCGTCGGAGAGTTAAGCGGACCACTGAGTGTCCGCGACTGTAGCGGACATCCCGAAGAGGCGTGGGTCCATCAGAGGGTGAAGCTGACGACCTAGGCGCGTGTGACTGAAGCGGAAGACATGTTGCAGGAGCTCCGCTGGAGTTGACGACAAAGGTGAAGAAGGTTATCGCAGCCAGTTTAAATGGATCTGAAGGAGAAGCAGGAGATTGGCTCTCGGCAGTGAGTTTTGGAATCAGAGGTGATCTCAAGTGGGCTGGGAACCTTGGGCAGTGATTGGGTTGAGAAGAACTGCCATTAATTTCGTTAGACGCAGATGCCTAGGGGGATAGACGGTTGTCGTAGTGCTGAGGATTGGAGTTCGAGATGCAGCGGACTTCGTCGGCAAGCTGTCCAGGTGAATTACGATCCCTTTAGGCTATTTCCAACCAATTTGATTAATTTCCTAGCGATAGAGCAATCCCCGATTCGGGCATGTGAATTTGGGAGGCAAAGCAAGGTGGAAGGAGTTCCAGTTTCTTGGCCTATGGCTGGTTTCGCCCATAAAAGTTACGCCAAGACAGACATGACATGTGAGGCCATGAGAGACTCAATTGCAGCAAAAAAATGCTTCATgttcagctggaatggagcctcaatggcagccaaaggagGCTGCATTTTCTGCTGGTAGCAACAAGGGCAAAAGAACAAGTaatgggattcatgaagagtgcgAGGAGTTTGGCCGTATGTTCTGCGAGAAGCTGcaagagtttgcgatgatacttattaagaagtatcattacaactttctggtagaatacttcgatgattatcacggaagttttaacaaggaggaatttcTCAAAATGGACCAACTGAAGAAGTCAAGATGGCAGGAAGGGGATTCAGTTGCAGTGATTGAGaagttagaagaaaaaataataccccaagatgcaTCTACTGAAAGGCTGCAAGGAAATAATAGGGAAGCAATTGATGAAGTGATAGAGGAAGCCAAAGCCAACTCGTTACCTCGGGTGGCTAGTGCATGGACGGAAGGATCTGGTAGTGTTCCAGATTAGAAGTTTGTGGGAAATGGAATAGCATTGGGTCACGAAAACCTGATTGAAGGACTAGCAATATATACAGATATTGGAGCTGGAATTCTCCTTCTGATTCTGGACCTACCGGAAGCTAAGAGTGGGAATACCTGTAACATTTATCCTAGGCTGGGTCAAGATTGTGATGGACCACATGCAATTAAAGAAGGCCCTAAGTATATTGCTCCTTTGTCTTTGGATCCAAAGAAGGTTGAATCATCCTTGGTTGGGGTTAAGATAGGAATCAGACAGCCCCCAGTGCTGGTTTTGGCAGGAAGGCTAAGGGAGATAGTTGATGAAGTCGAAGATTTTGCCGTAGGAAACAAAACTTCCGTTGCTGTGTTGTTCTTTACTTCCACAAGCGAATCCAAGTTGCTGTCTAATGCATGGAGGGATGATTGGTTGGCTGAAATTGAAGTTGCAGCAGCTCCTAAGGCTAATGCTCACAAGCAGCCTTGGTATGAGTGTCCAAGGCAAATTTGCAATCTTCCATTGTTGCATTTCGAGGATGCTATTGATATCTTTCAATGTCCAGCTGTGGTGCACCATGGAGGTGTAGGAACAACTGCTGCTGGTATTGAACTTGAACTCTATCAAATTGCTCCTATTGAAGTTCTAGGCCGAATTACGATGGGGATTGATCTTGGATACTtaagaacgaggaagaagaaaaggcctaGAAGGACAAGAAAAATTAGATAGAGAAGGCGAGtattggataaagaagcaacggCGAGATGGTAATAAGTTTTTTgcggacaagaaacatttcaaggaggggaaattgtcatgtcccaagggtaattagaagggcaataatgtaattagttatattagtttattaggagatatttgggtgtttgttaggagcacatgggtgctgttagaaattagttaaggagctagctaaggcctataaacaggcccattgtaagaggagagggtatgctgaaaattgatattgaatctctgaTTTTCCTCTCTATATTTCTCCCCAattctccctcttgtttctctctattactctctccctttctactgatttcttccccatttctctctccaaACATTCTGTTCTCAGTTCTctttcaattctgatttcttctccaattcaATTCTTCCCCAATTACTTCTTaaacctgttatgaaccctaggttcatgacagcCACTAATCTCTTGAATCATGAAGCTGTCATGACTAGAGAGTATATAAGCTGCATGCATGGGATCGCCCTCCTTTGGACCAGTCCCCAATAGGTGGCTTAGCCTTCCCTTCCCTTTTAGAAAAGTCCGAATAAGCTGATACCACTTCAAGTAATTCTTACTGTTCAACTGATAAGCCACTTGAATATTTTGCAGCTCTTCCCTTGAGCTTAAACCATTGCTTCTAGCAAACGGAACTTCCGTTGTACTATTGGAATCTACCAAATCTGACATGGTGTTGGTGGGTATTTGACATCTTATGAAAGAAGATTGAATATTGATGAAGGCCACGACAATCGAAGTCATCAATGTcctaaggctctgataccatgtcaacAATGCTTGGAAAAATTCAGTCTTATTTCCCTTGAAGGGATTACTGAATTTATGTACAAGGCAGCCTATCAGAGTAGAAGTTTCCAAATCCAGATttggaaacctatacaatttaggatacaactaATTTAGAATACAATCACAGCCATATATCTTTAGAAACTAAAAACAATCAAGTGATATGTCTTGCCTGAGAATGAGGACTAGATATATCATACATCTTCAACAATTTGTTCATTTACACTCTCAACATAGAGGAAAAACTTGATCCTAGGGCTCTTAAATGCATCTTTGTGGGATCTTCACCTACTCAAAAAGGTTATAAGTGTTTCCATTCACCAACCAAGAAGTTTTTTGTATCAGCAGATGTTACATTTGCTGAACAAAATCAGTATTTTACTCAAGCCTTCTCTTTTGGTGGAGACCTCAGTACCTGAAGATAAGGATAGAGACCTATTCCTTCTTGAGTTTCAATCCTCATCAACTCCCTCTATTCCACTCTTACAAACTGCTGTTCCACCTTTACAACTTGCATCTAATAATCAGTCTTAAGACCCAAGAACTGATACAGGAAGGTCCAACCTGAGAGCCTACCCACCGTCCACTTCAAGTATACTCAAGAAGAAAGGAACTAGCTGCTCATCCGGCACTTGTTCAACCATCAGACTCTACTCCTAGTCCTGACACTGGTCATAATGAGGTAATTACTTCTCCTTCCACCTCACCTAATGAGATTGAACCTATTGCCGAACCATCTAACTCAAGTGATAGTGAACTTCCTATTGCTAATCGTAAAGGAACTAGAGCTTGCACAAAGCACCCTCTACACCTATTTATGTCCTACAAAAATCTATCCCATAGCCATAAAGCTTTTCTCACCAACATAAGCTCCTCTTGGGACATTTTCGCTGAAGCTATTGTCTTTTCTGCACCTAGCCTAgttgtggctctgataccaggTAAAAATAGCAGCAACTAGGCTTTGAAAGTGTAGGCAAAAAATACTACTTGCCTCTTCAGattatcctctatttataatctCAGAATTTACAGTTTAGGAATCTAAAAGAGGAAAGAGTACACAAGGGAAGTATATACAAGGAACATCCTAATTACAGCTTATATACATTCACGATTATTTTAGATTGATTGTTTTGTTGTCTCCCTGGATTGCTGGCATAGAATCAGTCATTTACAGCCTTGCACCACTATGGTCAACCATTCCATAATAACCATATATTTACAGCTGTAACAGCTATCTTGCCTGCTATCTTTACCCAAGATTCCAACAGACTCCTTGACCCAGCTGATTTGATCCCTCTGGAAGCACATTAGCACACATATGTGAGCCCAGAGATGTAAAAACTATGCCAAGCATTGCACAAGCACACAACCATGTAACTGCAGCCCCACAAGCATAACCACTCAAGGCACGTTCCAAGCCCTCACCTCCCACCCTTGGCCAACAACAGTCCCTTTCCATACTAGCTCTCATCGGGCAATATAACCAGATCCAAGGGAAGTCCCAACATGCTTGAGCCCCACAAAACCCATGCACATGCTCTGGACTGCCCACAGGCATTTCCCCAAACAGTTTGATGTGCTTGAGTGAATGCATTCTGAATGAATGAAAAGGGCTGCAACGCAAAATGAGACATGCATCAGACTTTCAAAGGAATGCAATGCTACAATTTTTAACTACTTTGATTTACTTGTTCTTTCCCTTTAACAGCTTAACTATTGGTTTCTTGCTGCAGCACCACACCAGGTTGCTCATTTGGTGGTTTTATTACCCTTTTTTCTGCACTTCCATTCCTGTGCACTCACTTCCAGTATGTGTTGGCCACTTAGTAAACTTAACTTTCCATAGAGACATCCAACACCCCCCTGTTTCTCCAGCAAACCAGTTCAAAAACTGGAAGTGTTGGCAGGCAGTTGGGGGTGCCAGCTAGCTGGCAACCTCCATGCCTACCTGGAGGGGCTCAGCACACGGAGGCTTCTAAAGGCTTCTCCTAGATCCCATCCAAATCCCAGAGCTTAATCATGAGGTTTTGGCATTGATTAATTGGGTTTATTGAAGTTCTGCCACTGACAGTGCCCCAGTACCCTtaatctttcctaatttaacttTTCTAGTGGACCCCACAGTAACCTCTTGCCCCTGAGCTGAATTTTCTTTAACCACCACCTAATCACGAGCTGAGGAAGCCATAACTCTCTAGAATTCTCCTCCTTCCATGGCCTCAGATATCAGATAATCCTGATTTGCAGTCTATGCATGTAGCATTTTTGCCCTCCGAAAGCCATATCGGACCTCAACCAAAATGTGATCCAAGAGTTTCCCTTTACTTAACTTCCAGCCTAGGATCTAAAATCAAAGGGTGTCCAAAAATTCATTCCCTAGGACCCTTAAAATCTTCCTTCTATGCAGGTCCCTTATCATGACTGACTGCTATCTGACTTGGGAAAATTGTCTAGATTTCATGCCTTAACAGTCAGATGGACTAGCTAAATTTGGCTTGCCGGTTGATCCATCAAATGTTACCTAAAATCCTCCTGTTCAATCCCTCTTACTCGCCTTTACGGCACTATTTCTGGCTGCAAGTTGGGGTTCAATGGTATTTGTTTACCCCTTAGAAAGAGCCTTTGGGTAGAGTCCTTGCTCGGAAAGAGCCTTAAGCTTAAGGAGAGTCCTTGCTTGCTTTGCAGCTCAGAAAGAGCCTTAAGCTTAAGGAGAGTCCTTTCTTGCTTTGCAGCTCATAAAGAGCCTTAAGCTTAAGGAGAGTCCTTACTCCTTTGTCACTGGCTCATTTAGGAATTTCGTCAACCATCTTGCCTATCTTGACCCTTCTAGTCCTTGATTTTCACCAAATGGGTACCATTCTCAATAAGCtctaaaacaacaacaacaataacaacatatccaggCTTTATCACACTATAtggggtcgactacatgaattctagacttccatgtatttctatcttttgtcatattttcatttaggcccatacactttatatcaaactttgaggtctctcccaaagtcttcttgggtctatttctacctctttttttttgactaattgtttcatctcatcaactctcctcacaagagcgtctcttggtcttcttatcacatgaccaaaccatcttagtcaagtctctctcatcttttccttgattggcactactcctaccttataacgaataatctcatttctgattttatcttttcttgtatggtcgcacatccatcttagcatcctcatctccgctacgctcgtcttttgctcatgctggtatttgactgcccaacattttgagctatacaacaaaactagtcttatagctgtattatagaattttcctttcagttttaatagggttttatcatcacataacacccccgatgcatttctccattttagccaacttgccttaattctgTACGTGACATTcttgtgaatttctccatctttttgaatcattgatcccaagtacgaaaatggtcttttctttgtatgatttggttttccaattttattataacatcctccactcttgcattcttactaaatttacattctatatattctgttttccttctacttaatttaaatccattagattctaaattgtttctccacaactcaagcttagtgttcactccctcttttgtttcatctaccaacactatgtcatctgcaaatagcatacaccatgacacctctgtctgaatgtgtttagtgagttcatccattattaaaacaaataagtttggtcttagtgcagaaccttgatgcagtctcattgtaattttaaacggtttagTATCctctccgcatgttctgacccttgtctctgcaccgtgatatatgtccttaagggcttgtatataagCTATTtagactcctttcttctctaaaaccctccataatacttctttaGGGAttctatcataggccttttctagatctataaacaccatatgcaggtccttctgatgatctcgatacctttccattaggcgcttcagtaggtatatagcttccattgttgacctaccagacatgaaaccaaactaatttttcgAGATGTCTGTTGCTTTTTTGAGCAtttgctctattactctcccaaagtttcatggtatgattcattaacttaatttctatgtaattttcacagttttgaacatctcatttgttcttgtatataggaaccaaagtactcttcttCTACTCAtttgacatcttttttgatttaaggattgcattaaataatttcgttagccagaagatgccctcttctcccatgcatttacatgtttctattggtatattatccggtccctctgtcttatgatttttcatcttttttaatacttgccttatttcttttgaacttatacgtcgataaaatgtataactCACGTTcctttcggagttactaagatgtcccaacctaactcttgtgtccccaccatcattgaataatttcgtgaaatactcatttcatctctccttaatcactctctcattcactaatgcattttggttttcatcttttatgcatttcacttggtttagatcccttatttttctttctcttgctttagctaatttatatgtatccctttctccatcttttgtatcaagtcgtttatatagattctcatatgtttttgaccttgcttcactaacagctctttttgctgtctttttcgcttctttataattttttaggttttcttcattgttgcactaaTATACAGCCTTATGGCAAGCTTTCTCTCCAAGGACTAACTTAAGgtttggggctctaccatttgtctctccaagtaCTACCTTTGTCGTGTTTCTCAGGGCAGCagccatttccctccacatttaGTTTGcttgtccttctccattcctcCCTTCtatctcttaatttttctttaaaaattagttgtttctccccttttaagtCCCAacacctaattcttggattttattttatgtgattttttctcttccaatttcttatttggacgtcaagtaccaaaagtctatgttgagtagtcaaacacttcCTTACTATCATTTTGCATGACAAATGATCATTTTCCCCTTGGTATTCAAATACCCCTACTACCCACTCCTTTGCCACTCTCGGGCTTGCCATCCACTAATCCACCTCCATAACGTCAACATATCCTGCTGCCTGTTCTGATTCAGTTCTAGGCTCACCACTAGGGttggtaatggtttggtttggttttggtttttgtcaaatccataaccaaaccaaacttaaattactaaaatcaaaaccaaaccattacctattggttttaaaaattaaaaattataagcaaaccattcggtttcggttttaactatagtttttttagtttgatccataccaacaaacaaagacactcttgcaaatagcattcataaatttttttgataattccacaacaaacaaagacaaattctaataaagttacattcttcttgcataaagttacaaattaatttcaaaccATTATCTagtcaaacggtttttaaccgcattgactggttcggtttcggttcgattCCCCACGATTTCGGATGCAATTGGCCCTACTCACCGCTGCCCTTTGGAGCCCATACTAACGTATGTTGTCACACAAAACCCTGGGCTACCACAATATGAAAGATCTTCTTGATGGGGGTTTGGTTTACTAGGTGAACACCTTGCTTTTGCATATTGGTTTTCTAACTTCTGAATAATGCTAATTGGATAGCCAACCCTGCTTTTTTTATGGTCAATGATTTGAGCTAAACAATTGGGTTCTTTTCTAACTTTCATGCAACTCAGCATATGAAACTTTTGGCTGTTtctaattataataatcatGCAATTTGACTTTACAGGAAGCGACTATTTAGCCTGATAAATGATCTGCCTACCGTGTTCGAAGTTGTGACAGAGAGGAAGCCTATGAAGGACAAGCCCAGTATGGATAGTGGAAGCAAATCCAGAATCAGTACAAAGGTAAGCAGTTAAATTTCCTAGTGATAAGTTTGTTATCACTATTATTCTAGTTTGCAATCAAGTGGTTCAATATGGAAAATGTATATAGAGGAGCTACTTCTATGTAATATGAGTGCGTTGCTTGGTAGAAGTAAGATTTCGGATGGGTAGATGGCAAAACACAAAAGGATGGGGTAACAGTAAAAAGTTCAATCTGGTTTCTGCTATTTGAGACAAGATGAAGTACTGGTAAAAacgaagaaagaaaaaaggactaaaggggaaaaataatgattttggtGGTTTATAGTTACTGATCCCTGTATCAGAATTACAATAACCTCAATGGGCATTTGCAGAGATCAAGTGATGGACAGTCAAAAAGCAGTCTGAAGATATATGATGAGAGTTACgaggaggatgaagatgaacATGGTGAAACCCTTTGTGGAAGCTGTGGGGGGAATTACAGTGCTGACGAGTTCTGGATTGGCTGTGATATTTGCGAAAGGTGGTTCCATGGCAAGTGCGTAAAGATAACACCAGCCAAGGCCGAAAGTATCAAGCAGTATAAATGTCCGTCTTGCAGTACCAAGAGGAGCAGGCAGTAGAGGCTGAATTAAATTTAGTTGAGGACTGCAACAGCTTGTATCTTTTTACTAGTGTTTCTTTGTCGCCGACttttccctctccctctccctctccccgCCGCCACTCCCAAGTCTGTCTTTTAATTTCCTACaatccttaatttatttattttagttccCTGGCCTGGAGGGTAACAGGCGGGGCGTTTGTGTTGGTTTCAA
The sequence above is a segment of the Diospyros lotus cultivar Yz01 chromosome 7, ASM1463336v1, whole genome shotgun sequence genome. Coding sequences within it:
- the LOC127806234 gene encoding PHD finger protein ALFIN-LIKE 1-like — encoded protein: MEMPSISSSPRTVEEIFKDYSGRRVGVVRALTHDVDEFYSLCDPDKENLCLYGYPNETWEVTLPAEEVPPEQPEPALGINFARDGMKRRDWLSLVAVHTDSWLLSVAFYFGARLNRNERKRLFSLINDLPTVFEVVTERKPMKDKPSMDSGSKSRISTKRSSDGQSKSSLKIYDESYEEDEDEHGETLCGSCGGNYSADEFWIGCDICERWFHGKCVKITPAKAESIKQYKCPSCSTKRSRQ